In Lotus japonicus ecotype B-129 chromosome 5, LjGifu_v1.2, one genomic interval encodes:
- the LOC130717114 gene encoding aluminum-activated malate transporter 12-like: protein MAETNNRSSSHWKYIYSFADKVKKFPDLARRTAWEVGKEDPRRVVHSLKVGLALTLVSLLYLMEPLFKGIGKNAMWAVMTVVVVMEFTVGATLCKGLNRGLGTLVAGSLAFLIEYVADASGQVFQGVFIGATVFLLGAAATYIRFIPYIKKNYDYGVLIFLLTFNLITVSSYRVDDVWSIAKDRISTIAIGCGLCLVMSLLVFPNWSGEDLHNCTISKLEVLANSIEVSVKEYFYDSEKRATQDDSFEDPTYIGYKAVLDSKAKDETLALQASWEPRYSIYCHKIPLQQYVRVGASLRHFGYTVVALHGCLQSEIQTPRSIRILYKDSCIRLAREVSKVLRELANSIRKKHQFSPQILSCNVNEALRDLDNALKSQPQVLLGSRNGRTTNTSSPTIAHLEQKFEEDTRISSWGIKNDHSGEQPKAGQAHKKVLRPQLSKTTITSLEFSEALPFAAFTSLLLEMVAILDHVMDEVEELGKMAHFREFRHDDEIVVTCERPKMNIAQNDLASYGTE, encoded by the exons ATGGCTGAAACCAATAACAGAAGTTCAAGTCATTGGAAATATATTTATAGTTTTGCTGATAAAGTGAAAAAATTTCCAGATTTAGCAAGGAGGACAGCATGGGAGGTTGGTAAAGAGGATCCAAGAAGGGTGGTTCATTCTTTGAAAGTTGGTCTGGCTCTGACACTAGTTTCTTTGTTGTATCTGATGGAGCCATTGTTCAAAGGGATTGGCAAAAATGCTATGTGGGCTGTCATGACTGTGGTTGTGGTGATGGAGTTTACAGTAG GGGCAACTTTATGCAAAGGACTAAATAGAGGGCTGGGGACTCTGGTAGCAGGATCATTGGCTTTTTTGATCGAGTATGTTGCAGATGCCAGTGGTCAGGTTTTTCAAGGAGTTTTCATTGGTGCTACAGTTTTTCTTTTAG GAGCTGCAGCTACTTATATCAGGTTCATCCCCTATATCAAGAAGAATTATGACTATGGTGTTCTTATATTTCTCTTGACCTTTAACTTGATAACTGTATCAAGTTACCGCGTTGATGATGTTTGGAGCATTGCAAAAGATCGAATCTCTACCATTGCCATAGGCTGTGGTCTGTGTCTTGTGATGAGCCTATTGGTATTTCCAAACTGGTCAGGGGAAGACCTCCATAACTGCACCATATCAAAGCTTGAAGTCTTAGCCAACTCCATAGAAG TTTCTGTCAAGGAATATTTTTATGATTCGGAAAAACGAGCAACTCAAGATGATTCATTCGAGGATCCCACTTACATTGGTTACAAGGCTGTCTTAGACTCCAAAGCTAAGGATGAAACACTG GCATTACAAGCAAGCTGGGAGCCAAGATACTCAATATATTGCCACAAAATCCCATTGCAGCAATATGTAAGAGTTGGAGCTTCTCTTCGACATTTTGGTTACACTGTTGTAGCACTACATGGATGTCTTCAGTCTGAAATTCAG ACACCAAGGTCGATTCGGATCCTATACAAAGACTCTTGCATAAGACTTGCACGAGAAGTGTCAAAAGTATTGAGAGAACTGGCGAACAGCATAAGGAAAAAACATCAATTCTCCCCTCAAATACTCTCTTGCAATGTCAATGAAGCTTTAAGAGACCTTGACAATGCCCTGAAATCCCAACCTCAAGTTTTACTAGGCTCTAGGAATGGTAGAACCACCAACACGTCCTCTCCAACAATTGCACATCTTGAGCAAAAGTTTGAAGAAGATACTAGAATTTCATCATGGGGTATTAAGAATGATCACTCTGGAGAACAACCAAAAGCAGGACAAGCACACAAGAAGGTTTTAAGGCCACAACTGAGTAAGACTACAATCACTAGCCTCGAATTCTCAGAAGCACTACCCTTTGCTGCTTTCACTTCTTTGCTTCTGGAGATGGTGGCAATTCTAGATCATGTTATGGATGAAGTTGAAGAATTGGGGAAAATGGCACACTTTAGAGAGTTCAGGCATGATGATGAGattgttgtgacttgtgaaaGACCAAAAATGAATATAGCTCAGAATGACTTGGCTTCTTATGGAACAGAATAG
- the LOC130717116 gene encoding probable glutathione S-transferase has product MADVKLLGFWSSPFVHRVIWALKFKGISYEYIEQDRYTKSQLLLQSNPVHKKVPVLIHGGRAIAESLVILEYIEETWPQKPLLPQDNHERALARFWIKFGEDSLVSITDLFLRPSKDEQERASAVKKAQEKITIMEEQGLGVKKFFGGNNISMVDLAYGCLSHWLEGLEELAGMKLIEPNKFTRLHAWMQNFKQVPLIKENLPDYGKLLLHLERRRQEYY; this is encoded by the exons ATGGCAGATGTGAAACTACTAGGATTTTGGTCAAGCCCTTTTGTTCATAGAGTCATATGGGCTTTGAAATTCAAGGGTATAAGCTATGAGTATATTGAACAAGACAGGTACACCAAAAGCCAACTACTTCTACAATCCAATCCAGTTCACAAGAAAGTCCCTGTGCTCATCCATGGAGGCAGAGCCATCGCAGAGTCTCTTGTGATTCTTGAATACATTGAAGAAACATGGCCACAAAAGCCATTGCTGCCACAGGATAACCATGAGAGAGCCTTAGCTCGATTTTGGATTAAATTTGGAGAAGATTCG CTCGTTTCTATAACTGATTTGTTTCTCCGGCCCTCAAAAGATGAACAAGAAAGAGCAAGTGCAGTGAAAAAAGCACAAGAAAAAATCACAATTATGGAAGAGCAAGGTCTAGGGGTCAAGAAGTTCTTTGGAGGCAACAACATTAGTATGGTGGACTTAGCATATGGGTGCCTTAGTCATTGGTTAGAAGGCTTAGAGGAACTTGCTGGGATGAAACTTATTGAGCCAAACAAGTTTACTAGGTTGCATGCTTGGATGCAAAATTTTAAACAAGTTCCCCTGATTAAAGAAAACCTTCCTGATTATGGGAAACTGTTGCTCCACCTTGAAAGGCGCAGGCAGGAATATTACTAG
- the LOC130717115 gene encoding uncharacterized protein LOC130717115: MSKYGLNLRPAKQKQKPPRPPLATPFGFNDDDEDDVEREIALQAAKKKSLKEVEEQQKKALEEDPSVFDYDGVYEKMKEKVAKPLIQDREERKPKYIQNLMKKAKEREQYREIVYEKKVAKERDKDDHLYADKDKFVTEAYRRKLAERERQMELERIRELQEERDDVTKKKDFLLDFYSNLDRNVAYGAKDAQGRKRDNQAEHRVPETHEGVNPDASDRHQEHGDASDERQHSLGNSSPPVEFSKEKIGDQGEPSNPSNRSISPTDMKPNPEALVEEENKPVEQPSASQPKADHHKRNQDAVAAAKERFLARKKAKEQ; encoded by the exons ATGAGCAAGTATGGGTTGAACCTTCGGCCtgccaagcagaagcagaagccaCCAAGGCCTCCCCTCGCCACCCCTTTTGGCTTTAacgatgatgatgaggatgacgtCGAGAGAGAAATCGCTCTCCAGGCTGCAAAGAAAAAATCTCTCAAGGAA GTTGAGGAGCAGCAAAAGAAGGCCTTGGAAGAAGATCCATCCGTATTTGATTATGATGGAGTCTatgaaaaaatgaaagagaaagttgCAAAACCACTGATACAAGATCGTGAAGAGAGAAAG CCAAAGTATATCCAAAATCTGATGAAAAAAGCCAAGGAGCGAGAGCAGTATCGCGAGATTGTGTACGAGAAAAAGGTTGCCAAGGAGAGAGACAAAGATGATCATCTCTATGCTGACAAAGACAAATTTGTTACTGAAGCGTATAGAAGGAAGCTTGCTGAACGGGAGAGACAGATGGAGCTAGAAAGAATCCGTGAACTTCAAGAGGAGAGAGATGAT GTTACAAAGAAGAAAGACTTTTTGCTTGATTTTTATTCAAACCTTGATAGAAATGTTGCTTATGGAGCAAAAGATGCTCAAGGGAGGAAACGTGACAACCAGGCTGAACATAGAGTTCCAGAGACACATGAGGGGGTGAACCCTGATGCATCAGACAGGCATCAGGAGCATGGTGATGCATCGGATGAAAGACAACATTCATTGGGTAACTCAAGTCCACCAGTGGAGTTTTCCAAGGAAAAAATTGGTGATCAGGGTGAACCTTCTAATCCTTCCAATAGAAGTATCAGCCCCACGGATATGAAGCCAAATCCTGAGGCTCttgtagaagaagaaaataagccAGTTGAACAGCCATCAGCTTCTCAACCGAAGGCCGATCATCACAAAAGAAATCAAGATGCTGTGGCTGCAGCAAAGGAACGTTTTCTGGCACGTAAGAAGGCAAAGGAACAGTGA